A stretch of Kaistella flava (ex Peng et al. 2021) DNA encodes these proteins:
- a CDS encoding RagB/SusD family nutrient uptake outer membrane protein, whose product MKKYIVLLASSLLLFSCRDYLDVVPLGYVIPTSVTDYELLLIGGDNGPNFTSNEDVLHLTNDNFYLSTSEVGNVNNNLNTNFALYSWSNYRFSDPTVSNTAWNSAYRNIYTYNKIINEIDNATLEVGDTEEARKQVKAQAYYGRAYEYLFLVNTFSKQYNKATASTDYGVPLVLLADVTQTLPSRGTVAGVYAQIISDLELALPHLPAKAKILLLPNIGAGYALMSRTYLYQNDYANAKKYAELALAKKSNIVDYTQPDFSNFDLAIKNNEQYATHFMLQPGNGYLSEDAMTLFPQETGDDKRLTEQFFEIPVMQDGEFVGFQYIMGTYDYNFKGTTSVSVPEMMITLAEAEARLGNPGKAIELLNNLRNKRIDGNEDLSEADFDSPNDLIKFCLDERRREMIYSNTRLFDLKRQNLEPAFAKTTLHKIEGKNPLSFTAAPNTNQLVIPIPAQVLKFNPGMPQNQ is encoded by the coding sequence ATGAAAAAATATATAGTACTACTGGCGAGTTCGCTGCTTCTATTTTCGTGTAGAGATTATTTGGATGTTGTTCCTTTAGGATATGTAATTCCTACCTCTGTTACCGATTATGAATTGTTATTAATCGGTGGAGACAACGGTCCCAACTTTACAAGCAACGAAGATGTGTTGCATTTAACCAATGATAATTTCTATCTTTCTACAAGTGAAGTAGGGAATGTTAATAATAACTTGAATACCAACTTTGCTCTTTATTCTTGGAGTAATTATAGATTCTCTGATCCAACTGTTTCTAACACAGCCTGGAACAGTGCTTACAGAAATATCTACACTTATAATAAAATTATTAATGAAATTGATAATGCTACTTTAGAAGTTGGAGATACCGAAGAAGCAAGAAAGCAAGTTAAAGCACAAGCCTATTATGGTAGAGCTTATGAATACTTATTTTTGGTGAATACCTTCTCTAAACAATATAACAAAGCTACGGCAAGTACAGATTACGGAGTACCATTGGTTTTATTGGCAGATGTTACCCAAACTTTACCTTCACGCGGAACTGTTGCAGGAGTTTATGCCCAAATTATAAGTGATTTAGAATTGGCTTTACCTCATTTACCAGCCAAGGCGAAGATTCTTCTTTTACCAAATATCGGTGCAGGTTATGCCTTGATGTCTAGAACTTATCTTTATCAAAATGATTATGCCAATGCTAAGAAATATGCAGAATTGGCTCTTGCAAAAAAATCGAACATCGTAGATTATACGCAACCCGATTTCTCCAACTTTGATTTAGCAATTAAAAATAACGAGCAGTACGCAACTCATTTTATGTTGCAACCTGGGAACGGTTATTTAAGTGAAGATGCGATGACATTGTTCCCGCAGGAAACAGGTGACGATAAAAGGTTAACCGAACAGTTTTTTGAAATCCCGGTTATGCAAGATGGCGAATTCGTCGGCTTCCAATATATAATGGGAACTTATGATTACAATTTCAAAGGAACAACTTCTGTTTCTGTACCAGAAATGATGATCACGTTAGCGGAAGCTGAAGCAAGACTTGGTAATCCTGGTAAAGCAATTGAATTGCTTAACAACTTGAGAAATAAAAGAATTGATGGAAACGAAGATCTTTCTGAAGCAGATTTCGATAGCCCTAATGATTTAATTAAATTTTGTTTAGACGAAAGACGTAGAGAAATGATTTATTCAAATACCCGTCTTTTCGATTTAAAACGTCAGAATTTAGAACCAGCTTTTGCAAAAACAACTTTGCACAAAATCGAAGGTAAAAACCCATTAAGTTTTACAGCAGCACCGAATACCAATCAATTGGTAATTCCTATTCCAGCTCAAGTATTAAAATTTAATCCAGGAATGCCTCAAAACCAATAA
- a CDS encoding TlpA disulfide reductase family protein, with product MKKFTRSFILPGVIALFAISCNKGKSEYHLTATLPANIKADSLYLLDYKGDKIGGVAADKEGKFVFVGKTTEAAPAGISNEKLHLYIPFILENADISIDVKDTDMNTDIKGGEIQSIVYGYEKDPNYEKLNLERRKVSKEQFTNLDMTDEPKVEEARKIVNKVGDQVYKIKNDYLKKVVADDNPPMAKAIASTMISDRDYTAEKILARLDKYKKEIGKSDYITYYEKMMNEFKTMEDNAKTVTVGSDFKDVMGKTRNGEEIKLSDLVAKNKYTILEFWASWCGPCRGEIPNLKKAYAKYHGKGLEILSVSLDSKNAAWIKALDDEKTVWPNINIEGEFQNPQVVNYGITGIPASYLIDQNGKIVASNYDLREFDLDRTLSKFIK from the coding sequence ATGAAAAAATTCACAAGAAGCTTTATTTTACCAGGAGTCATTGCGCTATTTGCAATTTCTTGTAACAAAGGAAAATCCGAGTATCATTTAACTGCCACACTTCCTGCTAATATTAAAGCAGATTCTCTTTATCTTTTAGATTACAAAGGAGATAAAATCGGCGGCGTTGCAGCTGATAAAGAGGGAAAATTTGTATTCGTAGGGAAAACTACTGAAGCTGCCCCTGCTGGAATCTCTAACGAGAAACTACATCTTTATATTCCATTTATTTTGGAAAATGCAGATATCTCAATTGATGTTAAAGACACGGATATGAACACTGATATTAAAGGTGGCGAAATCCAGAGCATCGTTTATGGTTATGAAAAAGATCCTAATTACGAGAAATTAAATCTTGAACGTAGAAAAGTTTCAAAAGAACAGTTTACGAATCTTGATATGACCGATGAGCCGAAAGTAGAAGAAGCTCGAAAAATCGTAAACAAAGTAGGTGATCAGGTTTATAAAATCAAAAACGATTACTTGAAAAAAGTTGTTGCAGATGATAATCCACCAATGGCGAAAGCGATTGCCTCTACCATGATTAGTGATAGAGATTACACTGCAGAAAAAATTCTTGCTAGACTTGATAAATACAAGAAAGAAATTGGAAAAAGCGATTACATCACGTATTACGAAAAAATGATGAATGAGTTTAAAACCATGGAAGACAATGCTAAAACGGTTACCGTTGGAAGTGATTTCAAAGACGTTATGGGTAAAACTAGAAATGGCGAAGAAATTAAATTATCAGATTTAGTTGCGAAAAACAAATATACCATCCTGGAATTCTGGGCAAGTTGGTGTGGTCCATGTCGTGGTGAAATCCCGAATTTGAAAAAAGCGTATGCTAAATACCATGGTAAAGGACTGGAAATACTTTCGGTTTCATTAGATTCTAAAAACGCAGCTTGGATTAAAGCTTTGGATGATGAAAAAACGGTTTGGCCTAATATTAATATTGAAGGCGAATTCCAAAATCCACAAGTTGTGAATTACGGAATTACAGGAATTCCTGCCAGTTATTTAATTGACCAAAACGGAAAAATCGTTGCTTCAAACTACGATCTTCGTGAGTTCGATTTAGATCGTACACTTTCTAAATTCATCAAATAA
- a CDS encoding protein-disulfide reductase DsbD family protein → MKKFFFLFIGLFSLLFTAQVKDPVKVDFKINPLGDNIFEAVFHTTIDQNWHIYSKDLPPNSGIPTEITISGEDVELIGSVEEVGEKHDEYSKAFKARIIYYSGSADFKQKFKVKDPSKLAKVDAEIYYQTCDDKICLAPNTLSFEKSIENGKVLEEAKTDLQNAAGNQGDNIKVASLELQNPLTDCGIAAETPSENYWSYLLLGFIGGLIALLTPCVFPMIPLTVSYFTKGSKDKAKGKRDAFIYGFFILLIFVLLSIPFHVIDGIAGNIFNEISTSVWLNVAFFVIFLFFAGSFFGYYDITLPSSIANKSSKAEDAGGIVGMFFMALTLVIVSFSCTGPILGSLLGSAVTGSANVPMLLTFALAGFGVSWAIVFGLLALFPQALQSLPKSGGWMNTVKVVLGFIELGLALKFLSKADLVTKTFLLKRELFIGLWIIITLGLVLYLFGLIKFPHDDKKAKISNARKVFGVLGLAFFFYLIQGLVPSERPRLQLLSGILPPVNVSYFHNEEDGIYGMHPELDFFTALELAKKENKPIMIDFTGYGCENCRKMEEFVWNEPDILPTLQNEFVLVSLYVDDKEALPEDQQTTIDMGGGKMKKIKTIGDKWSMFQQVNFNNNSQPHYVLVTPDGKIINNPVSGYMPKADFKNFLECGLDYFKKNKK, encoded by the coding sequence ATGAAAAAGTTTTTTTTCCTATTTATAGGACTGTTCAGTCTTTTATTTACAGCACAGGTTAAGGATCCCGTTAAGGTTGACTTCAAAATTAATCCGTTAGGAGATAATATTTTTGAAGCAGTTTTTCACACGACGATCGACCAAAATTGGCATATTTATTCTAAAGATTTACCTCCCAACTCCGGGATTCCCACTGAAATTACAATTTCCGGTGAGGATGTCGAATTAATCGGTAGCGTAGAAGAAGTAGGTGAAAAGCATGATGAATATTCGAAAGCTTTTAAAGCAAGAATTATTTATTATTCTGGTTCCGCTGATTTCAAACAAAAATTTAAGGTTAAAGATCCTTCAAAATTAGCAAAAGTAGATGCTGAAATTTATTACCAAACCTGCGACGACAAAATCTGTCTCGCACCAAATACTTTAAGTTTCGAAAAATCAATCGAAAACGGAAAAGTTTTAGAAGAAGCAAAAACTGACTTGCAAAATGCAGCCGGAAATCAAGGTGATAACATCAAAGTCGCAAGTTTGGAATTACAAAATCCACTTACCGATTGTGGAATTGCTGCTGAAACACCTTCTGAAAATTACTGGTCTTATTTATTGTTAGGTTTTATCGGCGGATTAATCGCGTTGTTAACTCCTTGCGTTTTCCCAATGATTCCATTAACCGTTTCGTACTTTACAAAAGGTTCGAAAGACAAAGCAAAAGGAAAAAGAGACGCGTTTATTTACGGATTTTTCATCCTGTTGATTTTCGTTTTATTAAGTATTCCTTTTCATGTTATTGATGGAATTGCAGGAAATATCTTTAATGAAATCTCAACTTCAGTTTGGCTGAACGTTGCGTTCTTCGTGATTTTCTTGTTCTTTGCCGGAAGTTTCTTCGGATATTATGACATCACTTTACCAAGTTCAATTGCTAATAAATCTTCGAAAGCAGAAGATGCAGGCGGAATTGTCGGTATGTTTTTTATGGCCTTAACTTTAGTTATTGTATCATTTTCTTGTACCGGACCAATTTTAGGAAGTTTGTTAGGGAGCGCTGTTACAGGATCCGCAAATGTTCCAATGTTGCTGACTTTTGCTTTGGCAGGTTTCGGCGTAAGTTGGGCAATCGTTTTCGGGTTGTTAGCGTTATTCCCACAAGCACTTCAAAGTTTACCAAAATCTGGTGGCTGGATGAATACCGTAAAAGTAGTTTTAGGATTTATCGAATTAGGTTTAGCATTAAAGTTTTTATCAAAAGCAGATTTGGTTACGAAAACATTTTTATTAAAAAGAGAATTGTTTATCGGATTGTGGATCATCATTACCCTTGGATTGGTTTTATACTTATTTGGTTTAATTAAATTTCCTCACGATGACAAAAAAGCAAAAATTTCAAATGCTAGAAAAGTATTTGGAGTATTAGGTTTAGCATTCTTTTTCTATTTAATTCAAGGTTTAGTTCCATCAGAAAGACCAAGATTACAATTGCTTTCAGGGATTTTGCCTCCAGTAAACGTGAGTTATTTCCACAATGAAGAAGACGGAATTTATGGAATGCATCCGGAACTCGATTTCTTTACTGCTTTAGAATTAGCGAAAAAAGAAAACAAACCAATCATGATCGACTTCACTGGTTACGGATGTGAAAACTGTCGTAAAATGGAAGAATTCGTTTGGAATGAACCCGATATTTTACCAACGCTTCAAAATGAATTTGTCCTTGTATCATTATATGTTGATGATAAAGAAGCATTGCCAGAAGATCAACAAACAACGATTGATATGGGCGGTGGCAAAATGAAAAAAATTAAAACAATTGGCGATAAGTGGAGTATGTTCCAACAAGTCAACTTTAATAATAATTCTCAACCGCATTATGTATTGGTTACGCCGGACGGAAAAATTATTAACAATCCAGTCTCCGGTTATATGCCAAAAGCAGATTTCAAAAACTTCTTGGAATGTGGTTTAGATTATTTCAAAAAAAATAAAAAATAG
- a CDS encoding M16 family metallopeptidase, producing the protein MKRIKCLFILLCALGTSVLSNAQEHVWKTETSNGYTYKYVTNDPMQARFYTLKNGLTVILSPTKKEPRVQAFMAIKAGSKTDPSTNTGLAHYLEHLMFKGTDKYGSLDWAKEKPELDKIDGLYEKYNKTKDEVQRKAIYHQIDSISGVASKYSIANEYDKMMSSMGAQGTNAFTSFEKTVYTDDIPGNSLDKYLAVQAERFRAPVFRIFHTELEAVYEEKNRSLDNDGARAFETMLANLFQNHNYGKQSTIGTIEDLKNPSLVEIRKYYNKYYVPNNMGLVLSGDFNPDEVIKKIDQDFSFLKNKEIAPYTFQPEQPITTPITKVVTGPDAEKIMIGYRLPNNKSKDILIAGLVGQILSNGKAGLLDLNLVKKQKLLWASVSVMPLIDYGMFVVSAAPTSGQTLDEVKTLLFQEIDRLKAGNFDQELLTSIVNNMKKSEIMESESYSTRADALMEAFSDEADWRDQVAGVEDISKITKQQVVDFANKYFANNYVVVLKKQGESPAMAKIEKPIITPVETNADQQSSFVKMIDALPSTKVSPVFLDYDKDIQRSKIGKAEILYVPNKDNQLFRLRYRYKIGKNNDLKQDLAAKYLSFLGTDKKSSEAISKEFYEIASSFSIFTAEDFTMVTIEGLQENFDKAVKLYEDLVLNAKPDEEALTSLKARLSKSRNDVKNNKGAISQGLINYAMYGKDNKFNYTFSDEALNKVTSKELLESIKKLNSYDQIIIYYGPESLKKLTSTLKKLHPVPAKFAMPNAPKVFVQKPTDKNEVLFADYEMVQAETQWTRTGGNFDPKLQPLVTVFNNYFGGGMGTIVNQTIRESKALAYSTYAMYVAPRKKDDKYFVTSYVGSQSDKFRDATKAMNELLNDLPQFPENLALAKTQTKKDIENERITQDDIIFDYLGAKDLGMNTDIRREIYNQAGAVNFTDLNDFFKKNIAGKPYIYSVVASEKNLTEADLKKLGDYKKLTLKEIFGY; encoded by the coding sequence ATGAAAAGAATTAAATGTTTATTTATTCTACTGTGTGCACTGGGAACTTCGGTTCTCAGTAATGCACAGGAGCATGTGTGGAAAACAGAAACATCAAATGGTTACACGTATAAATATGTGACCAATGATCCAATGCAAGCGCGTTTCTACACCTTAAAAAATGGCTTAACCGTCATTTTAAGTCCGACAAAAAAAGAACCAAGAGTTCAGGCTTTTATGGCCATCAAAGCCGGAAGCAAAACAGATCCTTCTACCAATACAGGTTTAGCGCATTATCTGGAACATTTGATGTTTAAAGGAACCGACAAATATGGTTCACTGGATTGGGCAAAAGAAAAACCTGAATTAGATAAAATTGACGGTCTTTACGAAAAATACAATAAAACGAAAGATGAAGTTCAAAGAAAAGCGATTTATCATCAAATCGATTCTATTTCTGGCGTAGCGTCAAAATATTCCATCGCTAATGAATATGATAAAATGATGAGTTCGATGGGAGCGCAAGGAACAAATGCGTTTACCAGTTTCGAAAAAACCGTTTATACCGATGATATTCCGGGGAATTCTTTAGATAAATATTTAGCAGTTCAAGCGGAACGTTTTAGAGCGCCGGTTTTCAGAATTTTCCACACGGAATTGGAAGCCGTTTACGAAGAGAAAAACAGAAGTTTAGATAATGACGGAGCGCGTGCTTTTGAAACAATGTTGGCCAACCTTTTCCAAAATCACAACTACGGAAAGCAAAGTACGATTGGTACCATCGAAGATTTAAAAAATCCTTCTTTAGTTGAAATTAGAAAATACTACAATAAATACTATGTTCCTAATAATATGGGCTTGGTACTTTCTGGTGATTTTAATCCGGATGAAGTGATTAAAAAAATAGATCAGGATTTTTCATTTTTAAAGAATAAAGAAATTGCTCCTTATACTTTTCAACCGGAACAACCGATTACAACTCCGATTACAAAAGTAGTTACCGGTCCGGATGCTGAAAAAATTATGATTGGTTATAGATTACCAAACAATAAAAGCAAAGATATTTTGATCGCTGGTTTAGTGGGACAAATTTTAAGCAACGGTAAAGCCGGACTTTTAGATTTGAATTTAGTGAAGAAACAGAAATTGCTTTGGGCTTCTGTTAGCGTAATGCCGTTGATTGATTATGGAATGTTTGTAGTTTCTGCAGCACCAACTTCCGGGCAAACTTTAGACGAAGTGAAAACTTTATTGTTCCAGGAAATCGACCGTTTAAAAGCAGGGAATTTTGATCAGGAATTGTTGACTTCAATTGTCAATAACATGAAGAAGAGCGAAATTATGGAAAGCGAAAGTTACAGCACTCGAGCAGATGCTTTGATGGAAGCGTTCAGTGACGAAGCAGATTGGAGAGATCAAGTTGCCGGAGTTGAAGATATTTCTAAAATCACGAAACAGCAAGTTGTAGATTTTGCCAATAAATATTTTGCCAATAATTACGTTGTCGTTTTAAAGAAACAAGGAGAAAGTCCCGCAATGGCGAAAATTGAAAAACCAATTATTACGCCAGTAGAAACCAATGCTGATCAACAAAGTAGTTTTGTGAAAATGATTGATGCACTTCCTTCAACAAAGGTTAGTCCAGTCTTTTTAGATTATGATAAAGATATTCAGCGTTCTAAAATTGGTAAAGCAGAAATTCTTTACGTACCGAATAAAGACAATCAATTATTCAGACTTCGTTACCGATATAAAATCGGAAAAAACAATGATTTAAAACAAGATTTAGCAGCAAAATATTTGTCGTTCTTAGGAACAGATAAAAAATCGTCTGAAGCAATTTCTAAAGAGTTTTACGAAATCGCAAGTAGTTTCAGCATTTTTACTGCAGAAGATTTTACCATGGTAACCATCGAAGGTTTACAGGAAAACTTCGATAAAGCCGTGAAATTGTACGAAGATTTAGTTTTGAATGCGAAGCCGGATGAAGAAGCATTAACTTCTTTAAAAGCCAGACTTTCTAAATCCAGAAACGATGTTAAAAATAATAAAGGTGCGATTAGTCAAGGATTAATCAACTATGCGATGTATGGAAAAGACAATAAGTTTAATTATACTTTTTCGGATGAAGCGTTGAATAAAGTAACTTCTAAAGAGTTATTAGAATCAATTAAAAAATTAAACAGTTACGACCAAATTATTATTTATTACGGTCCGGAAAGTTTGAAAAAATTGACTTCAACCTTGAAAAAACTTCACCCAGTTCCAGCAAAGTTTGCGATGCCAAATGCACCAAAAGTATTTGTTCAAAAACCTACAGATAAAAATGAAGTTTTATTTGCGGACTATGAAATGGTACAGGCAGAAACTCAGTGGACAAGAACTGGCGGAAACTTTGATCCGAAATTGCAGCCGCTTGTAACGGTTTTCAATAACTATTTCGGAGGCGGAATGGGAACAATTGTAAATCAAACAATTCGTGAAAGTAAAGCTTTAGCTTACAGCACTTATGCGATGTATGTTGCGCCACGTAAAAAAGACGACAAGTATTTCGTAACCTCTTACGTTGGATCGCAATCTGATAAATTTAGAGATGCGACTAAAGCGATGAACGAATTATTGAATGATTTACCGCAATTTCCGGAGAATCTTGCTTTAGCAAAAACGCAAACTAAAAAAGATATTGAAAATGAAAGAATCACGCAAGATGATATTATTTTCGATTATTTAGGAGCAAAAGATTTAGGAATGAATACCGACATCAGAAGAGAAATTTATAATCAAGCAGGCGCTGTGAATTTCACTGACCTTAATGATTTTTTCAAAAAGAATATTGCTGGTAAACCTTATATCTATTCAGTTGTTGCTTCAGAGAAAAATTTGACAGAAGCCGATTTGAAAAAATTAGGAGACTACAAAAAATTAACGCTGAAGGAAATCTTCGGTTATTAA